The Sesamum indicum cultivar Zhongzhi No. 13 linkage group LG6, S_indicum_v1.0, whole genome shotgun sequence genome has a segment encoding these proteins:
- the LOC105165864 gene encoding LOW QUALITY PROTEIN: AAA-ATPase At3g50940-like (The sequence of the model RefSeq protein was modified relative to this genomic sequence to represent the inferred CDS: substituted 1 base at 1 genomic stop codon) produces the protein MDISESRSARAKNILSAVGTATAAVMVVRGVAQEYLPAEFQVYLFSSIRNFFSRFSSQLTLVIDEFDGLVNNEIYEAAETYLGTKVGPTTRRLKISKPEKEKNFNVTMERNQEVVDVYNGEKFRWVWICRKTEKRNFCNPRDMNSTLRSEVRSFELTFHKKNKDFAINSYLPYIANEAQNRKQEKKTIKIFTLDFENMYSLNDMWKPVTLDHPATFETLAMDSNQKDMILKDLDRFIERREYYRKVGKAWKRGYLLYGPPGTGKSSLIAAIANYLNFDVYDLELTELRRNATLRRVLVGTANKSILVVEDIDCTIDLQEKLAKRATTPAPEFQQMEKSKFRFSNVSKLYIVXNSCGDERIIIFTTNHIEKLDPALLRPGRMDVHIHMSYCTPCGFKLLASNYLGIKEHSLFGEIEDLVRNAKATPAEVAEQLLKNDDPEVSLQGLIGFLHKKIKENEEAEAEKARAESSGEKLKQEAVENGESEKNDEGKENSLS, from the exons ATGGATATTTCAGAATCCCGCTCAGCCAGAGCCAAGAACATTCTCTCCGCCGTGGGCACCGCTACCGCCGCCGTAATGGTGGTCCGCGGCGTCGCTCAAGAATACCTCCCAGCTGAGTTCCAAGTCTACCTTTTCTCAAGCATAAGGAACTTCTTTAGCAGATTCTCAAGCCAACTGACCCTTGTGATCGACGAGTTCGATGGCTTAGTCAACAACGAAATCTACGAGGCTGCCGAGACCTATCTCGGCACGAAAGTCGGCCCGACCACCCGCCGCCTGAAAATCAGCAAGCCTGAGAAGGAAAAGAACTTCAATGTCACCATGGAACGCAACCAAGAAGTCGTGGACGTGTACAATGGGGAGAAATTCAGGTGGGTTTGGATTTGcagaaaaactgaaaaaagaaatttctgCAATCCCAGAGACATGAACTCAACCTTAAGATCCGAAGTCAGGTCATTTGAGCTCACATTCcacaagaagaacaaagacTTTGCCATCAACTCTTACTTGCCTTACATAGCGAACGAGGCCCAAAACAGGAAACAGGAGAAGAAAACAATCAAGATTTTCACACTGGATTTCGAGAACATGTACAGCTTGAATGATATGTGGAAGCCGGTGACGCTGGACCACCCGGCCACGTTTGAGACCCTGGCGATGGATTCCAATCAGAAAGATATGATCTTGAAGGATCTTGATCGGTTTATTGAGAGGAGAGAGTATTACAGGAAAGTGGGCAAGGCCTGGAAAAGAGGATACTTGTTGTATGGCCCTCCAGGGACAGGGAAATCCAGCCTGATTGCTGCAATTGcgaattatttgaattttgatgtgtATGATTTGGAGTTGACGGAGTTGCGGAGGAATGCTACGCTGAGGAGAGTGCTGGTGGGGACGGCGAATAAGTCTATATTGGTGGTGGAGGACATTGATTGCACCATTGATTTGCAGGAGAAGCTGGCCAAGAGGGCTACCACTCCTGCGCCTGAATTTCAGCAGATGGAAAAGAGCAAG TTTCGTTTTTCCAACGTTAGTAAACTCTACATTGTATAAAACAGCTGTGGTGACGAGAGGATCATAATCTTCACGACCAACCACATAGAAAAGCTCGACCCAGCGTTACTGCGCCCAGGCCGCATGGACGTGCACATCCACATGTCATATTGCACCCCTTGTGGCTTCAAACTTCTGGCTTCTAACTACCTCGGAATCAAGGAACATTCCCTGTTTGGAGAAATCGAGGATTTGGTCCGAAATGCTAAAGCAACGCCTGCTGAAGTAGCCGAGCAGCTCCTGAAGAACGACGATCCTGAGGTTTCTCTTCAGGGGTTGATTGGCTTCTTGCATAAGAAGATCAAAGAGAATGAAGAGGCTGAAGCTGAAAAAGCAAGAGCAGAATCTTCAGGTGAAAAGCTGAAGCAGGAAGCTGTTGAGAATGGGGAGAGTGAGAAAAATGATGAAGGAAAGGAGAATTCTTTGAGCTGA